Within the Pan troglodytes isolate AG18354 chromosome 2, NHGRI_mPanTro3-v2.0_pri, whole genome shotgun sequence genome, the region GGAATTTAGGTTTAAAAGCCAAGTTAAATGAGACATCTAGCTTAACTTGTTAAAGATGGTTCTAGTTTCAACCGGAAGGCATTATAGTTatagcacatttaaaataaaaccgaTAACTGAAAATCTAGATACTCACATGTTGTAACTTTTTTATTATGTACTTATGAAACAACCCTTCACACTAGAATTTCCATCAATACTAAATTCCccaatacatttaatattttatttttaattgcacaTTTTTAGGAATTAAAAGTTATATCTAcattataagatatatttacattatgtttcttcatgtaatttttttctggttgttttcctTGTGAACTTTGgagttcagaaaggaaaaaaatgggaatATGTACAATTCTGGGTTCCAAccaaaaaccatttttaaaaatgtacctaTCTTTGAATTTCCTTGCACCCATTCACTGTAGAACAATAACAGAGTCAAGATCAAGGCAAATAGAAAAGTGCACCtgaaatgtctccttttttttttctagtaattccTGTAAAGTGCCACATATAGtaaaaaactataatttttaGATGCCCATGCTTCTGAAAGACAGTGAATGACCCATATGTAAATGAGAAGTTTGAGTTTAAAttatcctttatttaaaaattatcaatggATCTTTGGTTAATGACCCCTTTCTGGACCCTAGGGTCCTCTTTAGTAAAACAGTTGTACTAATGATCATTAACACCACTTGAAGCTCTAaaattttacagtttataattCTACTGGAAGAAGAATAATGCAACTACAAAATATGGTTTTTCATAGATCCACAGCATTAGAGTTTCATTGCAGAATTTATATACCCTATACCTCAAGCCTAGGCAATGTACTAGAAGCAGAGATAGTGGCAAATGTAGATtgcaaaggaaaaggaggaagactATATGCATTCTGATTAGAAAAGATACCGAAAAACAGCCCTTGCTATTTCAAAGATTAACAGTAATTATGAAGGTAAAATTATGGAAGGAaacttttctgatttcttctaATTGACACTTATTAGTATAGAGTTATGAGTATGAATTGTGGGCCTCccaaaaataacttttcaaaaaaaaatcttattgcaGATAAGAAACTAATATaatcaattaatttaattattaataaactTAAGAGTCTTCATTGAGAGAGTCCTCTTCTCATCACTATCCGTCATACTTATTATGAGGCCATGATaatgatatttttcacatttattggtttgcaaGTTGCTTCTGATTCAACAAGATGTGCCAAGTGAAAACATTAGCATAAGTTGACAAAAAATATGCTGCATTAACTTAGAAACATCTCTTCATATTAGTTTATGATGTGACAAAGATCCCAGGACTGAATAGAAAATGGAAGCTGTCTAAGAAGTTTGTGAAAAGTCCCTACTCTGCAGAAATAACTCAAAATTCAAGCGTGATTCATCCCAGATCTATAATCATTTATTGACCATCTATTGCTTGCCAGACACTCTGCTGGATGCCAAGGACACCaacataaataaacataatttttgttaTGCACAACCTAAATTCAGATTAAATCTGCTATTTCGAAAAAATCTAAAGTATATATTCCTAGAATAGTAACATCATTTCTATCTATATATTAGTTACCAATGGAAATAACCCAGTAAATTAAGTGGGGGGCCCTCATAATAATGAATACATGCCACTTAATTTGGCATGATGTGATATTACATTATATAGTACTAAATTCTCCAAGTaactgagaatttaaaaataaaaataaactcctaGAGTATAAACAGTATAATCGTTTTTCTTAAACTTAACTATTTGACTTTGCACTTTAAGAAATGGACAAGATAATGTATCTAACAAGTGAATATATAATGACACCGTTTGACTGATGAGATTAATGAGAAATAATTAGTTGCTTCATGCTCTTTGCCATTTACTCTGGGACACATCAGCAGAGCATGTGTGAATCAAAGACTTCGTATCCAGGGATTTCTTTCTTCTGTGCTATATGCATGTAATCTGATGAGTCTCCACCTGATATGGTGGTTGACAGGGAAGAGGCCGAAGTAATATAATCATAAGTTCAATAAGCCTAATTGGGGTGGCTCTATTATTAAATCTTCAGCCTGCTTGTGAAGCAGAGGCTGCAAGCCACAGCAAATAATAATGGATTCACTCAAGCAGATGTTTCAGTAGAGAAAAcctttctctgtcttcatctTCAACACCTGAACCAGTTCTGAGCATAACTCAGGAATTGTAACATAGAATAAGCAGGGCCTAGAAATCTAAATTAATTCCTCAAATTTTGTGATATTCAGACCAAAAGACTTCCACAAATTTCAAATTCTGAGGTAACTtttaagcctttttaaaaaatgagtcaaaataataacaaagcaTAATATATAATGTTGGTTAACTTATATAAATTAGAACAGTGATTCTAAACTTTAGTGTGTATAAGAATCACCTCGAATGCTTGTTAAATATAAAGTCCTAGACTTCTTCCCCAATGATTCTGACTGAAGACATCTAGAATAGGGTCTGGCAATCTACAGCTCAGCAGGTGTCCCCGATGACTCTAATCTGGGTAATATGATCTGGCATCCACAGGTTCAAAACAATGGCTTTAAGAGTCCTAAAAGAACTTTAGTTGGGTAACTTCTGTATGCTAGAGGCCAGTCCAGAGATAATGAATGGACTCTGTCTTCAGGTTGCTCATTATCAGCTCCAGGGGTCAGATACAAAGACAACTAACAGTGTGAAAAGAGACAAGTACTTTGTAAccagtatttttaaagttcttaggAAATACAAAGGAAGAAGCAGTTATTTCTGCCAGGAGTCAGGGAGGAAAGTTGAGTGTTATtttctgagaaaaagaattccaaTGATGTGGCATATATGCTCTAATTCAGTTACTAATACttatatcttattcttttttttttttgccatcattCTGTTTACATtgacttttcatatgtttatggaACCCAGTGTTGCTTTTGAGTTTTGATCTATGTGTaggtttctattttattgttagtatcttcatctttattttaaagaaaactcaaAGTCCTAAAATTGACCGTTGCACCAGCTTATTTACAACCCCACTTTAGCCAGCTTTATTGTGGATTCTCTCTTGTACTAGCATTGTACTCTGAGGTACTAAAAGACTGGCACTATGCTATGTGAACGTTTTTggcttaaaacatttaatttgttttctgatttgggTACAAAGATGCTGTTGATCCAAGGTGGGTATTCTCACATTGTAACATTCTACCATTAAATATCATACTTCAAGGTGGCCATATATGATAAAGCAAACTATTTTATCTACAACTGCTTCAATAGTTTGCTGAGGAAATTGGATTTGAGATAGTTTACATCAGCGGTCCAGCaacttttgaaatttgaaaaaaaaaatttaagggatACAGAATGAATGTGCAGCCAAATATTTTCCTCTACAGTATGAGCATGaactctttttccattttataatacCTTTATGTTGAATTCTTGAGACATatcaaaggatttaaaaaaagaagaaaaaccgtAGACCCAGAATCAACCttattttctcaaatgccaaaaGAACTTATGATTGTAGGGTACAAAATTCTAATATTAAAATTTCAGTACACTTAAAGAATATATATGATTAGTACTttaacacacaggcacacagataTAGATGATGTGTTTAAATATTCTATATTACCCTATTAATCTTTTTTGAGTAAATATTGTCCTACTTCAATTTTTGACAAAATGAATTATTCTATTAAATAATTAAAGCTTACCCAGTGGGAAAGATTTCTGTCCCAGAAATGTCAAAGCGGTTAATTAGTTTCTCTGATCTGTAGTCTATATTTAGTAAAGAATATGCCCTCCATGAAATTAAATGAATTGCGCACAGCAGCCAGGGACACAAGAGAAGGCAGGCTCAGGCCCACAAATCAACTCCAGAGTGACTTCTGGGACTGTCCCAGGTCAGAGGAGCCTTTATCCTTCCCTGACCTCAGCTTACTTGCCTAAGACTCAGGTGACACTAGACCATAtcaggaggaagagggaaggaggaagtacAACCGGCAGGATGATTCTTTTTAATATACTAATTACTGAAGAAATAACAATTCAgcagggccaggcttggtggcccatgcctgtaatcccagcattttgggaagccaaggcaggtagattgctcgagctcaggagttcctgaccagcctgggcaacatggcgaaaacccgtctctacaaagaatacaaaaattagtcgggcatggtggtgcatgcctgtagtcttagctagtcaggaggctggggtgggaggattgcatgggcctggcagtgagctgtgttcaagacactgcactccagcctgggtgacaaagtgagaccctagtgagaccctgtctcaaaaattaaacaaacaaacacatgaaaaaacaaCTTAAGAAAGGACTTCAAATGTTTAATGACTATATTTTCATCTACAAACATACATTTTTCTATGAATAGCAATATCAACCTGAAACTAGAATTCTGAAGATTAAATCAGATAGGAGAGAAGAATAGTGCAAGAGAGCCTTGAGTCACTTTGACCAGTATAGAGCTGAAATAAATGGAGTCCGTTtcaaaatgtgttatattttaCTATGGTCATCATAATATAAAAGGAAACATATGAGAGAAAAATGTGATAGAATTCTTTCTGTTTTAGCCTGTTCCCCAAGTGTTTTAAATGTCCTAAAAAATCTTCCCTTTTATAGTGTCCATGCTGGCACCTCCATCATGATGTCACTTATAGGTATATCTGTTGCCAGATCAGCAATCAGCAATTCCAAAAGTGATGTTCACTCATGTGTGGAGGTACCAGAAGGCCATGGCTCAGAAGCTAAAAAAATCAGTGCTACACAGGTGTGGTATAATGAAGAGAAGATCAGAGGGGATCCAGAGTCTGATGAAGTGTATTTGAGGGTTAATAGGGAGAAAATCTCCTAATCAATGATGTTAACTCTTAACAAAAGAGAACTTCACTGGTTGAATTACAATAGCAGATAGGAGGGTAAAAATAGCAACTTGAGATTGTTAAACCTGTGTTTGTAAGTTACATAAATAACAACAATACCTGAAGTTAGACCTCAATGAATTCATTTCTACTAGTTATGCTGGATaacaaaaagaattttctgaATCAAACCTAATAAACTACTATTTCCAAAGCACCAACTATATGCAAGATGCtatgcaagttgtagtggaaaacttaaaataataagagcacaAAACGTGGTCCCAGTCTTTGggggattttttaaaacttatgaaaCAGGATTGATTACATGTCAAATGAAAGAGCCACATAGATGGGGAGACTCTCATGCCCTAAATGGAATCATGTTGTTTGACCTAGTTGTAGACTGGTATGATTTGGGAAACTTTTCATTCACTCTTTACACAATGAAAGACTAGTTTTCTTCCTAGTTCGccaacaaagtaaataaaaagaatacattaTCATTGCCTTACAATTCTAAAAGCAGAACAATATCTTCTATGTGAAACAGAAGGCTAgatcaaaataaatttcagtgtcAAAAGCAAAGGAGGTCTTTAAAGGAAGTGAAAAAATCAAGTTAATTCACTTCTTAATTACTGgccttaaagaaataaattgaatatCTTGAAAAAAGAACTCAAAAAGCACCTCAGTTTCACgagcaaatgcaaataaaaaaaaccacaaccaCAACCAACCAACACCAATCAGAGTGGTGCTCCTTGTGTGCCCTTTCTGAGGATTGGTAGAAACTGCATTTTTTAATCTCGGCTTTCATGTTTGTCCAAGATCTTtaaagggaggggaaaaaagagagagagaggcaggcacTGTATAAAAGAAGCTTCCTTGaggtttctaaaatttatacaaaaacaTCATATGTAAGTAAACTCACCAGATTTGGCATCTGCTCTTTGGTGATGGACCCAGAAGAAACTTCAGTTTATTTGGATTATTACTATGCTACGAGCCCAAACTCTGACATCAGGGAGACCCACTCCCATGTTCCTTACACCTCTGTCTTCCTTCCAGTCTTTTACACAGCTGTGTTCCTGACTGGAGTGCTGGGGAACCTTGTTCTCATGGGAGCGTTGCATTTCAAACCCGGCAGCCGAAGACTGATCGACATCTTTATCATCAATCTGGCTGCCTCTGACTTCATTTTTCTTGTCACATTGCCTCTCTGGGTGGATAAAGAAGCATCTCTAGGACTGTGGAGGACGGGCTCCTTCCTGTGCAAAGGGAGCTCCTACATGATCTCCGTCAATATGCACTGCAGTGTCCTCCTGCTCACTTGCATGAGTGTTGACCGCTACCTGGCCATTGTGTGGCCAGTCGTATCCAGGAAATTCAGAAGGACAGACTGTGCATATGTAGTCTGTGCCAGCATCTGGTTTATCTCCTGCCTGCTGGGGTTGCCTACTCTTCTGTCCAGGGAGCTCACGCTGATTGATGATAAGCCATACTGTGCAGAGAAAAAGGCAACTCCAATTAAACTCATATGGTCCCTGGTGGCCTTAATTTTCACCTTTTTTGTCCCTTTGTTGAGCATTGTGACCTGCTACTGTTGCATTGCAAGGAAGCTGTGTGCCCATTACCAGCAATCAGGAAAGCACAACAAAAAGCTGAAGAAATCTATAAAGATCATCTTTATTGTCGTGGCAGCCTTTCTTGTCTCCTGGCTGCCCTTCAATACTTTCAAGTTCCTGGCCATTGTCTCTGGGTTGCGGCAAGAACACTATTTACCCTCAGCCATTCTTCAGCTTGGTATGGAGGTGAGTGGACCCTTGGCATTTGCCAACAGCTGTGTCAACCCTTTCATTTACTATATCTTCGACAGCTACATCCGCCGGGCCATTGTCCACTGCTTGTGCCCTTGCCTGAAAAACTATGACTTTGGGAGTAGCACTGAGACATCAGATAGTCACCTCACTAAGGCGCTCTCCACCTTCATTCATGCAGAAGATTTtgccaggaggaggaagaggtctGTGTCACTCTAAAGGGAACTGTGACATTTCAAGCTCTGTTGGTGGGTTTAGGAGTTAATTTTTGTCAGCAACAAAGAAAGAAGTGTTAATGATAGGATTCACATTGCTTCATAGATGCAAGGAAGAGTTCATTTTTAAAGAGAGGACTGAAAAATCCCTGTGTTGTGGATATAATTAGGCCATGTGCTGTTTTCTCAGCTGAGCAGCCTTCTTCGACCCTTGCCAATCAAGTCCACCAGACAAAATCCAATTCCCATCTGTCCTTGAACTCTTGGATAAAGGCTCCTGCTTGAACCAGTCCCTTTCTTCATGATTGTTAATGCACATTTGGGCCTTTCCTCTCTCAAAAACCATGGTACCTTCATCCTCACCACCCTTCATACTGGGCTCTAAATTGGACTACATTTAAATGATTCTGCCTACTTTCATCTGATGAGAAATGCAGTAACAATGCAggtaacaaaaatataatatatctGCACTGTGCAATTAATTGTTTCTGAGTTACTAAGCTAGATTCTGACCTCAATCTTTAAAGCTTTGTATCGTGATTCTTCATCATCTTCCAACATTGTGCTTCATCCTATGCCTATTCACAATGGCTTTGGACTGGCAAAAAAAAACTCATGGGGATTTTGTATTGTGTTTATGATTTGGGACTTACTTTATCATATGGTCTTCTAGTATTTTAACACATAAGCATATGGCAGGATTCAACCTCTCTTTGCTTTATAAGATATTGATAAAAATGTATCTCATTCATAATGGTGTAGtaactactttttaatggggttttacTATGCTCTTTTGTTTTCATTGGCTTTATAAATTAGGATTTGACTTTGCTTTAATTACATGTTTTTAATTACCCAGTTATCTAGTTAtcaaatgaaaatgttattaCTAATATAATTGGAACTCATAAAATGCTTAGCTGTACCCCGATGCAGattatcattttgtattttaattaaaatgttagtGCTACACATTCCCTATGGTATCATTTGCTTGGTGCCTATAATTTCAAGATAAGATCCAGTAATATAGGGAGACAGGCTGCTCTGTATTCAGCCGAAGTAGAAAATCTCTAACAAAGATCTCactagtattttatatattttttttccatacccAGAAACCTTCTTGAATTCCtttacccaataaatatttattgagtcaatTTGTACCTATATTCCTTTTGAAGACTTTGATGTGAAAAACATGTAATTAGTGGCAACCACAAAAGACTGCAGCAGCAAGCATGCTATTGTAAACATCTTTTGATTCAAGGGAAAGCAGGTTATGTTTTTACCTCCACTATTGACTTGAATGAATTACCATTTTACTTCTAAATATTAGatttgaaaatcagaaaaaactTAGAATCATTTCAAAGACTAGCCAATTTAATTTCATCTCATGTATCTTTCAGATTAAGAGAAACCTCAAATATCGGACATCTCCTTGTAGCCTAATTAGAAGCTGAAAATACagtttttggttttataaatTGGCTAActtgttaatttttcttaaactgttattaaataaaaatataatttccttaCATAAGTATTCTTCTGGACTGTATTAATTTCTAacaacatattaatattaatactaattCTAATAACCTTTTAGTAAATTATTAtggttattaaaaaaaagaccatgtaaataataacaaataaatattcttGGAAAACTTCAAAACTAAATTCAATGCAATTGAATAGATCTCCaaaagttaaacaaaacaaaatacagaagGTAGAAGACacacatttctttaaaacaaatcgGCAAAAGCACTGTTACTAATCATGAAACTTACTGCCTTTGAAAAATACTGCCTTTAAaaaatagctgaatcaatcagcTAAGTTATTGGTTGGGAAAGCAGAAAACCTGTGCTATTAATTTTAGCTTCACCCTTAATGTTGTGATACTAATAAGGTCATTTTAATCTTTCATACTTAAATGTAGTTGGTAATATCTATGTCTATAGAATTATCAAGGatactgtaaaaataataaatataaataaagttttaaatgtgGAGTAAAAAGTTACTTTATAAAGTGATTTGATTTCTATTATTAATTATTGACTACTCCTTACAAATTTTCAAGCTAACATCAAATAATACTTaatcattctcatttttaaaatattgagattttatttctacttcttcACTTTAATTTTgctgagaatatttaaaataacaccaaataaaaatatgtattattggTTTTTTAGTACTTTAAATAGATATAATAATTGTAGGCTTTAATAAAATCTGAGTTTATTTTACATTCATAATGTACCagttgtgaaagaaaaaaatagatataatttTATAGGTAGTATAACTCTAATAGAAAAAAGTTCAAAGCTTGATTAAGTTCACATGTTATTTTGTCATATATGGATTCTGCTGGTATGAAATGTAATTTACATTATAATAGCATTAAAAAGCTTATTACAAATTAGTTGTCTgacattttgcatatttttaaaaccataggctgggtgcagtggctcacgactgtaatcctagcactttgggaggccgaggcaggtggatcacaaggtcaggagttcaagaccagcctgaccaacatagtgaaaccccgtctctactaaaaatacaaaaaattagccgggcatggtggcaggcagctataatcccagctactcaggaggctgaggcaaaagaatcgcttgaacccaggagatggaggttgcagtgagccaagattgcaccattgcactccagcccaggtgacagtgcgagactgtgtctcaaaaataataataataataataataatatttcttcatttttaatttgaacAATTTCTATTTCTATACTTACCTAGATAttctacatatacatacacattcagATATACATAGAATCACAGACTCATATTTataccttttcattatttttattacctgAATTAAACTAGCCTAAAGGCTAGTTTGTGATAATTTAATGTCATTAAAGAACAAATCAATGCATTGCCAAGAATTTCCAGAAAATTACTCTTTCATCCTAACACAATCATGCCTTGCCAGTTATATCCaaagttagaaaaacaaaataaaatttttacaattCAGAGTAATACACAAGGAAATCACTACAGATTAACATTATTTGTTGTCATTTGCATAAGTAGTCCAAAGTTACTGCGAGGATGTAAATGACAAATATAAAAGGATAGTGATCTCTCAagcatttctcaaataactttttGAAACTTACCCCAGAAAAGCTCTCCATTAAATCCTAGGTAATGTGTTGTCTGAtactttataattaattttaaaagaaatgtaatcaaGACACGCATAGTCGCAAACATAGTCCCAAACACATTTACTCCATTTGGGTTGTATTGAAAGGTTGAAACTAACCTGATATTCCTGGGAGTCCCTTAACCTGTCCACTCTTAACAAGTCAAAATCACTTCTGTAGTGAAAAGTTTTAACAGCAGTCTTAAAGGGAAGCTATGTGCGTGACTGAGAACCGACCATTACTAGGGGTcacaagttaatttttaaatagatgcATAAATGCACAGTATGGTGGTAAGGTGAgtggaaaaaaaatcttcctctGTGATTCATCTTGACTCCTCAAATCACTCTCTATTCTGCCTAGCGATCTCAGAAGAGAGAAATGACTTGTCAAATGTGCATGCCACAAAGAACCTGTTTTCCTACAGAGCTCATTCATAAAAGCTGAGCAAAACTAAAAGAATTACAAATTTGCTTCTAAAACCAGACCATTGGTGTAACCTGCCAGCAAGATAATGGCTCCAGCCCCATTAGAGAAAGAGGTGCCATAGGAGAAAAAGCAAGAGGGTAATTTTAACTACCAAAATATTTGCGAACAGTTACTGACTACTGCAAGTTCCTTTTGTCTTTCACGGAGTTTGATGTGGATTGGATTTTCCCCTGCAAATGCCGGTTattatttaaagcttttttttttgagccaatattctttgtttttatcaATTTTAGAAGTAAACGATTATGACTAGACTTTACGTATAAGTGTACAGGGAAAAACAACTGTGCCACTGACTTGATTTTATATTGCAAATGTAAAAATCCACCCTAGGGTGAGTTACACTCATTGGTTCTTGCTATCTTTGTCATTTCCTTAATAGAGCTATATTTCCTAAACATATATGACAAGTGGAAATTGCATCCTAAGATAAACCtacagcattaaaaacaaaatccaaaacaaaaaaaccctacttTAAATATCCAAAGTATCAAACTATTCATAAAGGTTCTTATGACAAGGTAAATGGTAGTGAAAtgtaaatttacataaaatgttcatTGTTCATCTAAAAGTAGGGGGAAAGTATTCTGCTAGTTGGGCAGATATTATTAAACTAAAAAATTTCTGGTTTATATACATAAGCACCAAATTTCTAAGATCCAAAAGTACTTTCAAATTACAATGAAACTTTCTGAGTTAGCTGCATATGCTTAAGGATCTACGATAAAATAttcacattattattaaaattatctgCCAACCTAGTAAAGGATGTTCATCAATTTGATATTTTTCGgtgatttttcttatttgctaattaaatatatgtaataattaaCTAGTTTTCTAACACTTCCATGTTAGAGAGAGTTAAACATCATCTATGAGTATCTCATGTTTGTCAACATTGAtaggaaatttaacatttttacttgCTAGGTcctatcaattctttttttttttttttttttttttgagacggagtctcgctctgtcgcccaggctggagtgcagtggcgcgatctcggctccctgcaagctccgcctcccaggttcacaccattctcctgcctcagcctcccgagcagctgggactacaggagcctgccaccacgcccggctaatttttttttttttgtatttttagtagagacggggtttcaccgtgttagccaggatgatctcaatctcctgaccttgtgatccgcccgcctcggcctcccaaagtgctgggattacaggcttgagccaccgcgccccgccctatcaattctgatttaaaatattttatttctgtgtttctattagttcaaaataaaacaaaaaagtgctCCTGCCTAGCATATTTGTGATCTGTATACTATAAATGCACTCTTTCGTTTGCTCTTAATTATATACAAAACAGGAGATATAAACTACTATTGTGATGTttattcagaaattaaaattttatgcatCAAAAATTACATATGActggaaactttatttttaatttaaaaaaatctgtggcAAAGTCTTCAGCAAGCAATGCTGCTCTTTTCCTTACAGAGTATATATAGACCCTTTGTATTTCATAACCATCCATTGTAAAACCTTCACAAATCCCTAAATTTGCCAACTCCAATATAGCATATAATCTACTTCATACAAattgaataaaatgtaatgttttcAGAGCTAttgcaaaatgtataaaaagaaaagttgaaaggagATATCTATCCTAAGTGTTTGGCCTGACTCACTAGTTAAGTGACTCATTCCGCATCACCTCATAGGTCAGTGGTTTAAATGTCTGCTTTTTATGTCATACAACTGTGGAGTTTCAGTCAAAATCTCAAACATCAAACTGTGAATGCAAAATGTCTATCGTACACAATACACTATGACAACCATAAAAATTGTTAAATCTTTTTATTGTAACTGGTGGATTCTAAAACAGGCATATTGCAGTTACACATTcacaaaatatcttttttctctttttttttttttttttttttgagatggagtctcactcattctgtcatccaggttggagtgcagaggcgcgctcttgactcactgcaacctccgcctccagggttcaagtgattctcctgcctcagcctcccgagtagctggattacaggcatgcgccactatgctaggctccttttttttttttttttggtatttttagcagatatggagtttcacc harbors:
- the GPR15 gene encoding G-protein coupled receptor 15 isoform X1, giving the protein MDPEETSVYLDYYYATSPNSDIRETHSHVPYTSVFLPVFYTAVFLTGVLGNLVLMGALHFKPGSRRLIDIFIINLAASDFIFLVTLPLWVDKEASLGLWRTGSFLCKGSSYMISVNMHCSVLLLTCMSVDRYLAIVWPVVSRKFRRTDCAYVVCASIWFISCLLGLPTLLSRELTLIDDKPYCAEKKATPIKLIWSLVALIFTFFVPLLSIVTCYCCIARKLCAHYQQSGKHNKKLKKSIKIIFIVVAAFLVSWLPFNTFKFLAIVSGLRQEHYLPSAILQLGMEVSGPLAFANSCVNPFIYYIFDSYIRRAIVHCLCPCLKNYDFGSSTETSDSHLTKALSTFIHAEDFARRRKRSVSL
- the GPR15 gene encoding G-protein coupled receptor 15 (The RefSeq protein has 4 substitutions compared to this genomic sequence) → MDPEETSVYLDYYYATSPNSDIRETHSHVPYTSVFLPVFYTAVFLTGVLGNLVLMGALHFKPGSRRLIDIFIINLAASDFIFLVTLPLWVDKEASLGLWRTGSFLCKGSSYMISVNMHCSVLLLTCMSVDRYLAIVWPVVSRKFRRTGCAYVVCASIWFISCLLGLPTLLSRELTLIDDKPYCAEKKATPIKLIWSLVALIFTFFVPLLSILTCYCCIARKLCAHYQQSGKHNKKLKKSIKIIFIVVAAFLVSWLPFNTFKFLAIVYGLRQEHYLPSAILQLGMEVSGPLAFANSCVNPFIYYIFDSYIRRAIVHCLCPCLKNYDFGSSTETSDSHLTKALSTFIHAEDFARRRKSSVSL